In Lactuca sativa cultivar Salinas chromosome 5, Lsat_Salinas_v11, whole genome shotgun sequence, the DNA window ATGATATTTGATACACTTGCTTTTTTTGGGATGTATGGATAATGTTGGAATACTATTTtacttaaattaaaaatgaaaattttagatcAATGTCTTTGGGAGGTTTCACAACCAAAGGGGCATAATTTTGAATTTACCTTATTTGGTAAGAAGCAAATAAGTTTTGTTGTGGAATGGTTTAAGGATTTTCCATGGTTAGAGTATAACATTAAAAAAAGGCATATTGTTTTTATTGCTACTTGTTTAGAAACATGGTATGAGAACAAGGTGGAAAAGACGCATTTATAACCAAAGGCTTTGACAATTGGAGTAAAAAAAATCATTCCGGAAATGTATGAGTAAGATTTAAAGTTCTCACCATATGACCATAGAAAAGTGTCATTTGCTATTGAGAAAAAACAATCTATTGGTGAAGTCTTGCATAAGCAAACGAAACTTGAGAAAAGTAATTATGAAATCTGATTACGTGCTACAATCTATACTTGTagatttttattgaaaaaatGCATTACCATTTTATGGACATGATGAGACTAAAAAAATCTAATAATAAAGGACTTTTCATTGAAGTCTTATCTTTGATTAGAAAAGATACTGAGCAACTTTTGAAGTTAATTTACAAAAATGCtcagaaaaatgaaaagttgacTTCTCCGATGATTCAAAAGGATATTGTCAATTGCTTTTGCGAAAGAGATAATTAAGTTTATTTGTGATGAAATTGGTAAAGATGTGTACAATATATTAGTTGATGAGTctagtgatgtttccaaaaaacAAATGGCTATAGTTTTGAGATATGTTGATAAACGTGGGATTGTAAATGAAAGATTTGTTGGAGTTGTTTACGTGTTGGATACATCTTCTTTGACTCTTAAAGCCACCATCGATATTGTATTTTCCAACAACAATTTGAGTATAGTTCATGTGAGAAATCATAAAATATTTATTCCTTTAATatgatattaattttatttttatttcttatatttttttattaattttttcaaatatataGGTGAGGGGGCAATGTTATGATGGAGTAAGTAATATGAGTGGTGCATTCAACGGTTtaaaatctttgattttaaatgaaaacatTTCCGCATATTATATACATTGTTTTGCACACCAACTTCAATTAGGGGTTATGACGGTTACAAAGAAACATGATGATGTTGAAGAATTCTTTGAAAAATTAGCTATGGTGGTTACTATCATTTGTGGGTCTTGTAAGAGAAAATATATGACACGAGAGATGCAAAAAGAAAGAGTGACAACTGAAATTGGTATTGGTGAAACTGAAACAGGAAGATGGTTGAATCAAGAGATTTCTCTTGTTCGAGCCGGAGATACTAGATAGGGTTCGCATTTTAGAACAATTGGAAGTTTATTGAATTTGTTTGCAGAAATTGTTGCGTTCCCTAAATATATCAAAGAGGATGTTTCTACTTTATCTAACCGTAAGCAAGCAAAGGGTATTTTATCATTTTTCAAGACACTTGATTTCGTGTTTCCTTTATACTTGATGTTGAAATTCTATGCATCATAGATACTTTGTCAAAGCATCTTCCAAAAGAAGATCAAGATATTTTGGAAGCAACTTCGTTAGTAAAAGGGACAAAGGAAGCATTGCTAGTTTTTATAAAAGAGGAGTTTCCACAAATTTGGAAGAGTGTAtgtgttttttttatgaaaaagcaTAGTATTGAAATTGTGGATATGTCGGAAGATTATGTTACCCCACGAAAGCATATGACAAATAAGACTAATCAACGTCATTTTGAAGTTGTGATTTTTAACACGATTTTGAATATGCAAATTCAAAAATTTGGGGATAGATTTAGTGAAGTTGGGAGGAAGTTGATAGAGAACATGGTGGCTTTAAGTCCCTTTGACTCATTTTCTAGTTTTTGTAAAGCAAAGTTGTTCAAGTTAAGCGAGATATACAAAAACGATTTTGACAATTTCAGAAAGGGCGCAACTTAATGAGCAATTTGATATTTATTATCACTTTTTGCTCCATGATGAGAGATTTTTCAACTCGAAGGGAATTGCAGATCTCTCTCGTTTGTTGGTGGAAATTGGGAAGCATCTCTTTTCCTTTGGTTTATAGATTATTAAAACTAACTTTTGTTTTGCCCGTCACAACTACAACCATTGAACGGTGTTTTTCTGCAATGAAGATCTTTGAAAACTGATTTGCATAATAAAATAGGTGACGATTTTATGAATGATGCTTTGATTTGTACTGTAGAAAATGAAGCACCAGAGAATGTTACGACTGAAAACATAATTACGCGCTTTCGTAAAATAGAAGAGTGAAAATGTAACTTTGTTATGAAAATTTAactttatatctaatgaaattgcatttttttttcttattgtatattacatgatttttttttttttttatatcccTTTACTAAAACCCTTGCTCCACCACTCTTACCAAAGGTTGTTTCTAAAACCCTTGCTCCACCACTCTTACCAAAGGTTGTTTGATTGTTGCAGTCAAATCCATATTTTGTAAGCAAATGATCTAGAATCTGCTGCTGTTACTGTTAGTATAGATGCAGGCAAATTGCTACTGTATAATATAAGACTATAAGTAATCATTCCTCCATACGTCTTCTTCGATAATTGAttacaacataaaaaaaaaaaaaaaaaaaaaaaaacttcgcaTGTGCCCTTCTTTATTTAATATTCTATTACACAAGGTCTTCAAGGTTGAGGAGTTCCTTAGGGTCATATTTTTTACTCAAACATGTCTTAGATTATAACATAAACTCATgtgaataaaaagaaaattaaatttttattccCCAACACGGTGGACTAAAATGGGATTATATTCGATCTTGTATTCATGCTCTTTAATTTGTGCAAAAATATATAAATGTCCTTAATATTCTTATCATtgaaaataatcatataaaatagaAGGTTTGTGAAGCTCAGCCTTATCTTATATAACAAACAGTCTTCGTATTATTTAGATTATTAACAGGAGAGATGTTTATGCACAAACCAAATATGCTCATGGCGTGCTTGGTTTTTAACCACCAAAGTGTCATGGAGTCATTATCAAACGTTTATCTTTAGCAAATTTCTTTATTTGATCAATTACTCCAATTTATTGAACCTTGCATGTGTATATTGTTGACATCTAAGATCTCTTGCATCCCTCAACGAAAGAATGTTAGAAAGTTACCATATTTACTTGGTAAAGTAAAACTTCTATATATTAATAATGATGAAACcgatatattttattaatttagtaaaatattattatatcgataaattaataaattattaatttaaagagTTAGCTTATATATGTGAGCAACTCTCAAATTAATGTATTGCGGATACCGTTCAAAATTCAGTTGATGATGATCTAATACCTTTGGAACCGGTCACTCCGAAAGAAGCATTGCAAACGGCAACAACTCTTTACAACTTTTTGTTGTAATACGATAATACAATGTTTCAACTCTCAAGTGCAATTGGAAGATTTAAAGATAAACTCAATATAGATTTGAAGTTCACAAAAAAAACAAGTAACTTAGATTCATTTTTTACTAGACAGTTCTAGaattttagaatattttaataattattaactTATAGTTTCGTTGGGATCAATATATTTACATTGGGAtttcaaaaatattattattttattattttatcgaTTGGGGTCTAATTTTGTACAGGTCCCAAGTTGGAACCGGacaaattattaattttatcaaGATTATTAATTTGTCGAATATTTAATTATAGAGATTCTACTATACTAGCTTGCAAATGCTTTTTGTCTTGCCCTTTCATTTTTTCAATATCTACATGTAAATcaagtttgtttattttttttattattttttttaagtgaCAAATTAACCTACTTTATAAAAGTAtttaactaaaaatgaaattacTAATTTAAATTTACGTTTATAATCCCTTTGATCAGAAAAGTGAATTtgtttaatataatatatttttaaaacccttaaaaatgtttttttttctttcattaaaaaaaatagattatcttacaaaaagaaaaattaaatattcttCTATTTATTTTTTCTATCCATCCTCTTACAAGAATATAGAAGCTTTTGTTAACGTTTTGTATAAAGaattatgtatttttatttaaattggGTCAATGAATTATTTATATAATGAACCTTAACATCCCGTtcccgagtttaacaaaagaaaagaaaataaaataatcagagaaaagaaaaagaaatgaaaggaaaacaaaattttcttttgtgttcccgagtcgGAGAGAAGTGAAAGGAAAATTaatcattttcttttttctttccaaatccttccaaatcggaaggaaagttcgGAGGAAAAGTGATCCTTCCATTTCTCTCTACTTTCTTCTTTTAATCAAACTCGGAaacatcaatttcttttattttcttctcatttccacccaTTTTATTTCATTTCTCTCATTAAGTTGAACCCAAAAACGGAGTGTAAGTCTTTACTCGTCAACATTAAGTTGGTACATATTTTTGTTCCATATTACTCATAATTAAAAAATTATCTCGATAACTTTGTAATTTGTACTTGACATATCTTGAAAAAACACAAATATATTAAagagataatgacttaaaagggtaatatattctTCGATTTGTATATATTGGTCACTGAGTttattttttgttcatatttaccccttcaacttgttaaactgtacacattcagtccttatgaccggttattTCAGGTTAACCGGTAAAAAtgtcttaatagggtaatatatttctcattttgtacacatttagtccttaatatttttgtacacatttagtccttaattttttttttgttgcaaaataatttattttgtttttgtactcatttaatacttatgaatatTTTCTTTAAGTTTTTCGCACAACATCTTACATAAAACAATCATTAACGAGGTGTTTTAGGCTTTTGATGCTTATGTTCATCGCGATCCCGACTTAATTGCTTAAGTCATGTGTTTTGAacgtcataactttttcatattatctcggattttaacgatctttatatttaTGCGTTTGTAttttagtctactacaactttcgtttaaattactcccgttaaaaagtaatatattttttaattacgaTCTTTATGTCCATACGttttttatgaatgcatgtattgatgtttttttataaaatcgtaagtaaaaacatattatattttaatgAGAGTAATCTTAACAAAAATTATAGCAGACTTAGAAAACGAACACGTAGATATAAAAATCGTTAAAATCAgatatcgtatgaagaagttacgacgttcGAAATACAAAACCTAAGCCAAACCACAAGAAAATATGCAACCAAGCAGTCGAGGCCGcgatggacataagcatcaacaacTCCAAACACCTCATTAATTAGGGACGGACGTAGGATTTGGTAGTAGGTGTTGCCGGTAAGTAGAATAAaggaaaaaaaatcgaaaaatatcaaaaaaattaCACTGCGCAAAGAAAAAGCAGGGGTTGTCGGTGCCACTGCGGGCACCCAAAGAGAACCGTCCCTATCATCAATGATAGTCTCACgttagatgtcgtgagaaaaccctaaataaGTCATTTATAAGTACTGAATTggtataaaacaaaaaatgactttttttgaaatacaatatatatatatatatatatatatatatatatatatatatatatatatatatatatatatatatatatatattaaggaccaaatgtgtacaaaaatattaaggactaaatgtgtacaaaatgataaatatattacccTAATAAGTCATTTTTTCCGGCTAACCTAGAATAACCGATCATAAGGACTGGATGTGtatagtttaacaagttgaaggggtaatgtggacgaaaaaaaaactcagtgaccaaatatgtacaaatcgaaaaatatattaccattttaagtcattatccctatatTGAACATGCTTTATTCTTTTTGTTTCGTTAATAGATTATCTTAAAACCAAACTCCAAACTTTTCAAACAAAAATAGAAATTAAGTATAATACATTTTTTGGGaacaataaataatattaaatattaggggtgcaaacgagccgagccgagtcggatcctggccaggctcggctcgggctcgtttaagttatacgagGCTCAAGCTCATTaagaattatacaagctcggctgAGGCTCGGGTTCGGCTCGTTTTTCGTTTgatgtgcctaaataagcttaagctcggctcaagctcgttaagaagctcgtttacacATACCCGAaatccataatttaccaaatatagtttttattttaatttatgaaaataataataaattatattatataaaggctcgtttaggctcgcgaacctaatcgagcttagtgacatatgctcgagctcgagctcgagttcgtttaataaacaagcttaatattaagctcgagctcgtttaaaaccggtttcgagtcgagcttttaacgagccgatcccgagtagctcgcgagtagttTGGCTCGTTTTCATCCCTATTAAATATGCTTAGTTTTTACTGTAAATAATAATCTTAAACGCATTATATATTTCTTGAAATtagtaatttttattatttttaatataaaatgttTACAACAAAGTTTATTTATTTACAAGTTTACCGCTTGAATTACCATTGATAAGATATtaagaatattttttttatagtttacatcttttaaaCTATAACAAGTGCCGAATTGCTCAGTAGAAATTAAATAGTTActcatttttaattttaatttattaaaattaatcaaaataataatttaaatagatataaaaaaaattatattttaaattaagATTTATAAAGGATATAAtattggattaaaaaaaaaaaaaaaacaattctaaATCGTGATTCAGAACTTACCAAGCACGAACAGTCAACCACGTCTGGCATTCAACTTGTATCTACTCTACAGCGAATCCCTTTCCTCTTCTGTACAACATTTCTAACACACAACCCATGATGAACAATCCTCAAAACCATTGTTAGGGTTTCGCTCGCATTTCCCCCATAATCCTTCCGTCATTAGAAGCATTAGGCGAAGCTTCGCCGTCGTACGCTGTATTTGGAGAGGCAAAAGTCTCCACAGATCCGAAGCTGTGAACAATGGCGGGTCCTGTGGGTCGTAGAGGAACGAACGCGTCGCAATCGATTCGTGGATCTAGAATCGCCGTTGCGATTGTTATCGGAGTTCTACTCGGATGCATCTTTGCAGTTTTATACCCTCATGGTCTCTTCTCCGATATATCTAATCCCACTTCACATTTTCGGAGTCGCCGTCTTTCCAAATCGAATCCAAAGGTGCAATTTCCTGAACTCATAGTCACTCCTGTTCTATTGTTACATGAAATTACTCCATCTTCAGTATTTATTTTGCTTGCTTGAATGGGTTGCTTAGGAATACAATTTCTTGACTTGAAGAATTGGTTGACTTTTTTTGTGCAAAACTAGTCTTTGACTTTTTATCGGATCAAGCGTTTCTCTTGAATTCCGTGAATGGTTTGAATCTATTTAATCAAGAGCTTCGTGTACTCACTTCCTGTATTGAAAATAGATATGCAACATGTTCCTATTCAGCTGCAAAACTAATCTGGATCTTAGAAATGTCTAACTACAAATACTACAAATGGAAATTCGTtttcataaataacattattCATTTGTGTTTAAGACGAAAGCTCTTCTGTCTGACATCAATAA includes these proteins:
- the LOC111908413 gene encoding uncharacterized protein LOC111908413, which encodes MKQVAINKFFKRQLDVGDKNGERPKITSYNPNQGDEIRRAYLIKGPCQPVTLEFWPCTTNRPAVAPAVEEYKNNKSDASGLRTSLYSDSFSVNIAVAARLCGCSYRGYANHRPPPKGRVQQHDVYNILVDESSDVSKKQMAIVLRYVDKRGIVNERFVGVVYVLDTSSLTLKATIDIVFSNNNLSIVHVRGQCYDGVSNMSGAFNGLKSLILNENISAYYIHCFAHQLQLGVMTVTKKHDDVEEFFEKLAMVVTIICGSCKRKYMTREMQKERVTTEIEIVAFPKYIKEDVSTLSNRKQAKDTLSKHLPKEDQDILEATSLVKGTKEALLVFIKEEFPQIWKSVCVFFMKKHSIEIVDMSEDYVTPRKHMTNKTNQRHFEVVIFNTILNMQIQKFGDRFSEVGRKLIENMVALSPFDSFSSFCKAKLFKLSEIYKNDFDNFRKGAT